One genomic segment of Bradyrhizobium diazoefficiens includes these proteins:
- a CDS encoding autotransporter outer membrane beta-barrel domain-containing protein — protein sequence MPKPSRNATRRRRDVEFTRVFAGSLTLSMLLAAPSAWATCTPASTNNVTATCTGATVNQGAGAPGTSAGANGYGAGEFGITVNVANGASVTGNANANSNGIAFTSGTINNGVGANISGTRFGLVLDTGIVANAGTIAGSTQSGIAVFTSATIVNSTGGTITGTSGIGGGSASISVTNNGIVSGGTSFGILGDSVTVVNNAGASITGPISGIGAVNTATVTNSGTISADAPSTGIGVNANNNVSVTNNAGATITGALYAINSNGSGSVVNAGTISGTFAAINLLGGNSSVFNAGTISVTGGSDAIVFAGTGNTLTLAPGSVISGNVTGTGSDTLQLGGSGAATFDLSRLGSGKQYQGFATFNKVGDSTWTATGASTFNGATNVNAGTLLVNGDLSGSNVTVNAGGILGGTGTVGNLVVNGGTLAPGNSFLVQFNLSFTAASTYLVEVSPSASSFTSTFKGKATLGGASVQAVFAPGSYVSKQYTILSSPSGVNGTFGSLTTNLSPNFSASLSYDANDVYLNLLLNFAIPGGLNANQQNVANALTNFFNANGSIPAVYSMLSAAGLTQASGEAATGSQQATFNAMNQFMGVLTDPFIAGRGETTTSSGTSSFAAETGGSSTSRLERDAYAAMFAKASVAQVYDRRWSVWGAGFGGAQTTDGNAALGSNNTTSNLAGIAVGADYRFSPDTVAGFALAGGGTSFSVDNGGYGRSDLFQAGAFVRHKSGPAYVSAALAYGFQNVTTDRIVTIAGVDRLHAEFNANAYSGRIEGGYRFATPWLGGIGLTPYAAAQFTTFDLPAYAEQALAGTPVFALAYAAKTVTDSRSELGVRGDKSFAVSSAILTLRSRLAWAHDFNSDRSVGATFQALPGASFVVNGAARPHDSALTTASAEMRWMNGWSAAASFEGEFAGTVRSYAGKGVVRYSW from the coding sequence ATGCCAAAGCCGAGCCGTAACGCTACGAGGCGCCGCCGCGACGTCGAATTCACCCGTGTATTCGCAGGCTCGCTGACGCTGTCGATGCTTCTGGCAGCACCATCGGCTTGGGCCACCTGCACGCCGGCATCGACGAACAATGTCACCGCCACTTGTACCGGCGCCACCGTCAATCAGGGCGCCGGAGCGCCGGGCACCAGCGCTGGTGCCAATGGCTACGGCGCCGGAGAATTCGGCATCACGGTCAATGTCGCCAACGGCGCGAGCGTTACCGGTAACGCGAACGCCAATTCCAACGGCATCGCCTTCACCAGCGGGACCATCAACAACGGCGTGGGCGCAAATATCAGCGGCACCAGATTTGGATTGGTACTCGACACCGGAATTGTCGCGAACGCCGGGACCATTGCCGGCTCGACCCAAAGCGGCATCGCGGTCTTTACCAGCGCCACGATCGTGAACAGCACGGGCGGAACGATCACCGGAACCTCCGGCATCGGAGGCGGTTCCGCATCGATCAGCGTCACCAACAACGGAATCGTCAGCGGTGGCACAAGTTTCGGTATCCTCGGCGACAGCGTGACCGTCGTCAACAATGCCGGCGCCAGCATCACGGGGCCTATCTCTGGCATTGGAGCAGTGAACACCGCCACAGTGACCAATTCGGGCACGATTTCCGCCGACGCACCAAGCACCGGAATCGGCGTCAACGCCAACAACAACGTCAGCGTTACCAACAATGCCGGCGCGACGATCACAGGCGCCCTCTACGCAATCAATTCCAACGGCAGCGGGTCAGTGGTCAATGCCGGCACCATCAGCGGCACCTTTGCCGCAATCAACCTCCTTGGCGGCAATTCATCCGTCTTCAACGCCGGGACCATCAGTGTGACCGGCGGGTCCGACGCGATCGTCTTCGCCGGGACCGGCAACACGCTGACACTCGCGCCCGGATCGGTCATTTCGGGCAACGTGACCGGCACCGGCAGCGACACGCTCCAACTCGGCGGCAGCGGCGCAGCGACGTTCGACCTCTCACGGCTCGGCTCGGGCAAGCAATACCAGGGCTTTGCCACGTTCAACAAGGTCGGAGACTCGACCTGGACGGCGACCGGCGCCAGCACGTTCAACGGCGCCACGAACGTCAATGCGGGGACGTTGCTCGTTAACGGCGATCTGTCCGGTAGCAATGTCACCGTGAATGCCGGCGGCATACTGGGCGGCACCGGCACAGTCGGCAATCTCGTCGTCAATGGCGGCACGCTCGCGCCCGGCAATTCGTTCCTTGTGCAGTTCAATCTGTCCTTCACCGCTGCATCGACCTACCTGGTCGAAGTCTCGCCGTCGGCCTCAAGCTTCACCAGCACCTTCAAGGGGAAGGCAACGCTTGGAGGCGCATCGGTGCAGGCGGTCTTTGCACCGGGCAGCTACGTCTCGAAGCAATATACCATCCTCAGCTCCCCCAGCGGCGTCAACGGCACGTTCGGCAGTCTCACCACCAACCTGTCGCCGAACTTCAGCGCGAGCCTGAGCTACGATGCCAACGACGTCTATCTGAACCTCCTTCTTAATTTTGCCATTCCCGGCGGCCTCAACGCCAACCAGCAGAACGTCGCCAACGCGCTGACGAATTTCTTCAACGCCAATGGCAGCATTCCGGCGGTCTACAGCATGCTGAGCGCGGCGGGCCTCACCCAGGCCTCGGGCGAAGCCGCAACCGGCAGCCAGCAGGCGACCTTCAATGCCATGAATCAGTTCATGGGCGTCCTGACCGATCCGTTCATTGCCGGGCGCGGCGAGACGACGACGTCCTCCGGCACGTCCTCCTTCGCGGCCGAGACCGGCGGAAGCAGCACATCGCGCCTCGAACGTGATGCCTATGCCGCGATGTTCGCCAAGGCTTCCGTCGCGCAGGTCTACGATCGGCGCTGGAGCGTGTGGGGCGCGGGCTTCGGCGGCGCCCAGACCACGGACGGAAACGCCGCACTTGGCAGCAACAACACCACGAGCAACCTCGCCGGCATCGCCGTCGGTGCAGATTATCGCTTCTCGCCGGATACGGTTGCCGGCTTCGCACTCGCCGGCGGCGGGACGAGCTTCTCCGTCGACAATGGCGGCTATGGCCGCTCCGACCTGTTTCAGGCCGGCGCGTTCGTGCGCCACAAATCCGGCCCGGCCTACGTCTCCGCCGCGCTCGCCTACGGCTTTCAGAACGTCACCACCGATCGCATCGTGACCATCGCCGGCGTCGACCGGCTGCATGCCGAGTTCAACGCGAACGCCTATTCGGGCCGCATCGAGGGCGGCTACCGGTTCGCAACGCCCTGGCTCGGCGGCATCGGTCTCACCCCGTACGCTGCGGCGCAGTTCACCACATTCGACCTGCCCGCCTACGCGGAGCAGGCGCTGGCAGGCACGCCGGTCTTTGCGCTCGCTTACGCGGCGAAGACCGTCACCGACAGCCGCAGCGAACTGGGCGTTCGCGGCGACAAGTCGTTCGCGGTCTCCAGCGCCATCCTGACGCTGCGGAGCCGGCTCGCCTGGGCCCACGACTTCAATTCGGACCGTTCGGTCGGCGCAACGTTCCAGGCGCTGCCGGGCGCAAGCTTCGTCGTCAATGGCGCAGCTCGCCCGCACGATTCAGCGCTGACGACAGCGTCCGCCGAGATGCGGTGGATGAATGGCTGGTCCGCCGCCGCCTCGTTCGAAGGCGAGTTCGCCGGCACGGTGCGCAGCTATGCGGGCAAGGGCGTCGTGCGCTATTCCTGGTAG
- a CDS encoding response regulator — protein sequence MPRILVVDDDPMVGATIEVLLQRQGFDVTLADGGETGLAALEAQAYDVMLVDIFMPHMRGFESIRIFHERAPAVPLIAMSGYAFASSASPSPDFLRMALELGATRCLRKPFTPDALLTTIRECLGEAALPKDKKEAP from the coding sequence ATGCCGCGTATCCTCGTGGTTGATGACGATCCGATGGTCGGCGCGACCATCGAGGTCCTCCTCCAACGTCAGGGCTTCGACGTCACGCTGGCCGACGGCGGCGAAACTGGACTGGCTGCGCTGGAAGCGCAGGCCTATGACGTGATGCTGGTCGACATCTTCATGCCGCATATGCGCGGCTTCGAATCGATCCGCATCTTTCACGAGCGCGCGCCGGCGGTCCCGCTGATCGCGATGTCCGGCTACGCCTTCGCCTCGTCCGCCTCGCCCTCCCCCGATTTCCTCCGCATGGCACTGGAACTCGGCGCGACGCGCTGCCTGCGCAAGCCGTTCACGCCGGACGCGCTGCTGACCACGATCCGCGAATGCCTCGGCGAGGCCGCCTTGCCGAAGGACAAGAAAGAAGCACCTTGA
- a CDS encoding CHASE3 domain-containing protein — translation MIPTQRVILGAGLAILLIITAASIALDVKSRSDTARVNHTIQVQKKISDLRVLLRRAESAARGFEIYRSESFSDEFQAVHAQIAPALAELKREVRDNPDQVALLEGTEPLALRRIEIAAAAMRLRAANDQAGIAALQGKGEGRGLMDTVMGNLDRLSAEEERLLTARSQDSRRTGVVLLGIDVAGALVILLLVLMVMRESHRTESALKSTLEEATAANEQLEAAVAERTEHLVAAHDELRLSVNVLQSTFRSMAEAVLVIDTEGNVLLSNPAAERMLLHRTGMNLRNLRALSDVFRGDGVTPLRADELPSARVLRGEQFEAMEMIVRPHSGNSPRHLMISGRPMRDAQGDISGAVLVYHDATISRETERQLHQSQKLDAIGKLTGGVAHDFNNMLTVISGNTETLVESLKQQPDLQRVARLIDDAAERCAELIQHLLAFARKQPLQPRNVEINAAIADIAKLLRPTLGEQIQIETVLQQGPMTAHIDPSRLTNAVLNMAINARDAMPNGGKLLLETHRVVLDEAYAQANAEVVAGPYVMLAVSDTGTGMSSDIQQKAFEPFFTTKEVGKGSGLGLSMVYGFVKQSGGHIKIYSEQGHGTTIKLYLPPGEGTAEVAAPAAPQAEGGAETIFVVEDDPLVRNFVTAQLQSLGYKTVAAADGKAALELIEAGQAFDLLFTDVVIPGGMSGRELADEVAKRRPGVKVLYTSGYTDNAIVHHGKLDDGVLLLTKPYRRNQLAEMIRKALGGGTTAS, via the coding sequence TTGATCCCAACGCAACGCGTCATTCTCGGTGCTGGACTCGCCATCCTCCTGATCATCACCGCCGCATCGATCGCGCTCGACGTCAAGTCGCGGTCGGATACGGCCCGGGTCAATCACACCATCCAGGTGCAAAAGAAGATTTCCGACCTGCGCGTGCTGCTGCGCCGCGCCGAGAGCGCCGCGCGCGGCTTCGAGATCTATCGCAGCGAGAGCTTCAGCGACGAATTCCAGGCGGTGCATGCCCAGATCGCCCCGGCGCTCGCCGAGCTCAAGCGCGAGGTGCGCGACAATCCCGACCAGGTCGCGCTGCTGGAGGGCACCGAGCCGCTGGCGCTGCGCCGGATCGAGATCGCTGCGGCGGCGATGCGCCTGCGCGCTGCGAACGATCAGGCCGGCATCGCCGCGCTCCAGGGCAAGGGCGAGGGCCGCGGCCTCATGGACACGGTGATGGGCAATCTCGACCGTCTGAGCGCGGAGGAGGAGCGACTGCTGACCGCGCGCTCCCAGGATTCGCGCCGCACCGGCGTCGTGCTGCTCGGCATCGACGTGGCCGGCGCGCTGGTGATCCTGCTGCTCGTGCTGATGGTGATGCGCGAGAGCCACCGCACCGAAAGCGCGCTCAAGAGCACGCTCGAGGAAGCCACCGCCGCCAACGAACAGCTCGAAGCCGCGGTGGCCGAGCGCACCGAACATCTGGTCGCCGCCCATGACGAGCTGCGCCTCTCGGTCAACGTGCTCCAGAGCACCTTTCGCAGCATGGCGGAGGCGGTGCTGGTCATCGACACCGAGGGCAATGTGCTTTTGTCCAATCCGGCCGCCGAGCGCATGCTGCTGCATCGCACCGGCATGAACCTGCGCAATCTGCGCGCGCTGTCCGACGTCTTCCGTGGCGACGGCGTCACGCCGCTGAGGGCCGACGAGCTGCCGTCCGCGCGCGTGCTGCGCGGCGAGCAGTTCGAGGCCATGGAGATGATCGTCCGCCCGCACAGCGGCAACTCTCCGCGCCATCTCATGATCAGTGGCCGGCCAATGCGCGATGCGCAGGGCGACATCTCCGGCGCGGTGCTGGTCTATCATGACGCGACGATCTCGCGCGAGACCGAGCGGCAGCTGCATCAGTCGCAGAAGCTGGATGCGATCGGCAAGCTGACCGGCGGGGTCGCGCACGATTTCAACAACATGCTGACCGTGATCTCCGGCAACACCGAGACGCTGGTGGAGAGCCTGAAGCAGCAGCCGGATCTGCAGCGCGTGGCGCGTCTGATCGACGATGCCGCCGAGCGCTGCGCCGAACTGATCCAGCATTTGCTCGCCTTCGCGCGCAAGCAGCCGCTGCAGCCGCGCAATGTCGAAATCAACGCGGCGATCGCCGACATCGCCAAGCTGCTGCGGCCCACCCTCGGCGAGCAGATCCAGATCGAGACCGTGCTGCAACAGGGACCGATGACCGCGCACATCGATCCGTCCCGGCTCACCAATGCCGTGCTCAACATGGCGATCAACGCCCGCGATGCCATGCCGAACGGCGGCAAGCTGCTGCTCGAGACCCACCGCGTCGTGCTGGACGAGGCCTATGCCCAGGCCAATGCCGAGGTGGTGGCGGGCCCTTACGTGATGCTCGCGGTCAGCGACACCGGCACCGGCATGTCGTCCGACATCCAGCAGAAGGCGTTCGAGCCGTTCTTCACCACCAAGGAGGTCGGCAAGGGCTCGGGCCTCGGCCTCTCCATGGTCTACGGCTTCGTCAAGCAGTCCGGCGGCCACATCAAGATCTACAGCGAGCAAGGCCACGGCACCACGATCAAGCTCTATCTGCCGCCGGGCGAAGGCACGGCGGAGGTCGCCGCGCCCGCAGCGCCGCAGGCCGAGGGCGGCGCCGAGACCATCTTCGTCGTCGAGGACGATCCCTTGGTGCGCAACTTCGTCACCGCGCAGCTCCAGAGCCTCGGCTACAAGACGGTCGCCGCTGCCGACGGCAAGGCCGCGCTGGAATTGATCGAGGCCGGCCAGGCCTTCGACCTGCTCTTCACCGACGTCGTCATCCCCGGCGGCATGAGCGGACGCGAGCTCGCCGACGAAGTGGCCAAGCGCCGCCCCGGCGTGAAGGTGCTCTACACCTCCGGCTATACCGACAACGCCATCGTGCATCACGGCAAGTTGGACGATGGCGTGCTGCTGCTGACGAAGCCGTATCGGAGAAACCAGCTCGCCGAGATGATCAGGAAGGCGCTGGGCGGCGGGACGACTGCGAGTTAG
- a CDS encoding DMT family transporter, with the protein MLDSTQPVRARIAPAGLMFLAITSIGWGFNWPVTKFLLAELPPLTLRGVTGVLGALLLAALAVMRRQSLRVEPKIWPRLLTAAVLNVTGWMVLMGLALLWLPASEAALIAYTMPVWASIIAWPVLGERPTLLRTLGLVMAFAGLASIMGGNGLAASTEKAPGIIMALTGALGFAVGTVFSKKYPIHLPPLTAAAWQIGIGCLPISIIGLLVETTQLDKVTPLGWWLLVYSTVVQFCIAYVSWFAALARLPASVAAIGTMAVPVIGVVASAIALHEPLGPGQIAALIFTLAAVVLATR; encoded by the coding sequence ATGCTTGATTCGACTCAGCCGGTGCGAGCGCGCATCGCGCCGGCCGGCCTGATGTTCCTTGCCATCACCTCGATCGGCTGGGGCTTCAATTGGCCGGTGACCAAATTCCTGCTCGCCGAGCTGCCGCCGCTGACGCTCCGCGGGGTCACCGGCGTGCTCGGCGCGCTGCTGTTGGCGGCGCTGGCGGTGATGCGACGGCAGAGCTTGCGGGTGGAGCCCAAGATCTGGCCGCGGCTGCTCACCGCCGCCGTGCTCAACGTCACCGGCTGGATGGTGCTGATGGGTCTCGCGCTGCTCTGGCTGCCGGCGAGCGAGGCGGCGCTGATCGCCTACACCATGCCGGTCTGGGCCTCGATCATCGCCTGGCCGGTGCTCGGCGAGCGGCCGACACTGCTGCGCACGCTCGGGCTGGTAATGGCCTTTGCCGGCCTTGCCTCGATCATGGGCGGCAACGGCCTCGCCGCCAGCACCGAGAAAGCGCCTGGAATCATCATGGCGCTCACTGGCGCGCTCGGCTTTGCCGTCGGCACGGTGTTCTCGAAGAAATACCCGATCCATCTGCCGCCGCTCACGGCGGCGGCCTGGCAGATCGGAATCGGCTGCCTGCCGATCTCGATCATCGGCCTCCTGGTCGAGACCACGCAGCTGGACAAGGTGACGCCGCTCGGCTGGTGGCTCCTGGTCTATTCGACCGTGGTGCAGTTCTGCATCGCCTATGTCAGCTGGTTCGCCGCGCTGGCGCGCCTGCCGGCCTCGGTCGCTGCGATCGGGACGATGGCGGTGCCCGTGATCGGCGTCGTAGCGTCCGCGATTGCACTGCACGAGCCGCTCGGGCCGGGGCAGATCGCGGCGCTGATCTTCACGCTGGCCGCCGTGGTGCTGGCGACGCGGTAG
- a CDS encoding vitamin B12-dependent ribonucleotide reductase, which yields MRIERRHTTQGQSPYAGIDFRLTTSEIRNPDGSVVFKLDNVEVPAEWSQVASDVLAQKYFRKAGVAARLKKVEEESVPSFLWRSVPDTEALAALPEKERYVSELSAKQVFDRLAGCWTYWGWKGGYFSHDEDAQAFYDELRYMLAMQMVAPNSPQWFNTGLHWAYGIDGPGQGHYYVDPFTGKLTKSKSAYEHPQPHACFIQGVGDDLVNEGGIMDLWVREARLFKYGSGTGSNFSRLRGEGEKLSGGGRSSGLMSFLKIGDRAAGAIKSGGTTRRAAKMVVVDVDHPDIETYIDWKVKEEQKVAALVTGSKINQKHLKAVLKACVNCEGSGDDCFDPEKNPALRREIKLARRSLVPDNYIKRVIQFAKQGYKDIQFDTYDTDWDSEAYLTVSGQNSNNSVSLKDDFLRAVETDGDWNLTARTSKKVTKTLKARDLWEKIGHAAWASADPGLHFNTTMNDWHTCKASGDIRASNPCSEYMFLDDTACNLASANLLTFYNTTTKQFDVEGYEHLCRLWTVVLEISVMMAQFPSRAIAELSYEFRTLGLGYANIGGLLMTMGLSYDSKEGRALCGALTAVMTGITYKTSAEMAAELGTFPGYKKNAQHMLRVIRNHRRAAHGESSGYEALSVNPVPLDHASCPQANIVAHAKAAWDAALELGEQHGYRNAQTTVIAPTGTIGLVMDCDTTGIEPDFALVKFKKLAGGGYFKIINRAVPAALRALGYRESEIAEIEAYAVGHGSLSNAPGINASTLKAKGFTDEAIAKVEKALPTAFDIKFAFNKWTFGEDFIRDQLGIGAEAIAAPGFDLLQAVGFTRREIEAANVHICGAMTVEGAPHLKAEHYPVFDCANPCGKIGKRYLSVESHIRMMAAAQPFISGAISKTINMPNDATVEDCKSAYMLSWKLALKANALYRDGSKLSQPLNSQLISDDEDEDDAVEALYEKPMAARTAQISEKVVEKLVERIVVMREREKMPDRRKGYTQKAVVGGHKVYLRTGEYDDGRLGEIFIDMHKEGAALRSFINNFAIAVSLGLQYGVPLDEYVDAFTFTRFEPAGPVQGNDSIKYATSILDYVFRELAVSYMSRFDLAHVDPTESNFDALGKGVEEGKEPDEAQHATKLVSRGLTRSRTDNLVVMRGGSAAVASTSDNAPAGGSRVTSLASRGAGDALEGAVALKQEVSHDLSPTEKLEALQWSKAGSAATVAVPSKAERRAEAKAKGYEGEMCSECGNFTLVRNGTCMKCDTCGSTTGCS from the coding sequence ATGCGGATCGAGCGGCGCCACACCACCCAAGGACAGTCTCCTTACGCGGGAATCGATTTCCGCCTGACCACGTCGGAGATTCGCAATCCCGACGGCTCGGTCGTGTTCAAGCTCGACAATGTCGAGGTCCCGGCCGAATGGTCGCAGGTCGCCTCCGACGTGCTGGCCCAGAAATATTTCCGCAAAGCGGGCGTCGCCGCGCGCCTGAAGAAGGTCGAGGAGGAATCCGTCCCCTCCTTCCTGTGGCGCTCCGTGCCCGATACCGAAGCTCTCGCCGCGCTGCCGGAGAAAGAGCGTTATGTCAGCGAACTCTCCGCGAAGCAGGTGTTCGACCGCCTCGCCGGCTGCTGGACCTATTGGGGCTGGAAGGGCGGCTATTTCAGCCATGACGAGGACGCGCAGGCCTTCTACGACGAGCTCCGCTACATGCTCGCCATGCAGATGGTCGCGCCGAACTCGCCGCAATGGTTCAACACCGGTCTTCACTGGGCCTATGGCATCGACGGCCCCGGCCAGGGCCATTATTACGTCGACCCCTTCACCGGCAAGCTGACCAAGTCCAAGTCGGCCTATGAGCATCCGCAGCCGCACGCCTGCTTCATCCAGGGCGTCGGTGACGACCTCGTCAACGAGGGCGGCATCATGGACCTCTGGGTCCGCGAAGCCCGCCTGTTCAAATACGGCTCCGGCACCGGCTCCAACTTCTCGCGCCTGCGCGGCGAAGGCGAGAAGCTCTCCGGCGGCGGCCGCTCGAGCGGCTTGATGAGCTTCCTCAAGATCGGCGACCGCGCCGCCGGCGCCATCAAGAGTGGCGGCACGACGCGGCGCGCCGCCAAGATGGTCGTCGTCGACGTCGATCACCCCGACATCGAGACCTATATCGACTGGAAGGTGAAAGAGGAGCAGAAGGTCGCCGCCCTCGTCACAGGATCCAAGATCAACCAGAAGCACCTCAAGGCGGTGCTGAAGGCCTGCGTGAACTGCGAAGGCTCGGGCGACGATTGTTTTGATCCGGAGAAGAACCCTGCCCTGCGCCGGGAAATCAAGCTGGCCCGTCGCTCGCTGGTGCCCGATAATTACATCAAGCGCGTTATCCAATTTGCAAAACAGGGCTACAAGGACATCCAGTTCGACACCTACGACACCGACTGGGATAGCGAAGCCTATCTCACCGTCTCCGGCCAGAACTCCAACAACTCGGTCTCGCTGAAGGACGATTTCTTGCGCGCGGTCGAGACCGACGGCGACTGGAATCTGACCGCCCGCACGAGCAAGAAGGTGACGAAGACGCTGAAGGCGCGTGACCTCTGGGAGAAGATCGGCCACGCCGCCTGGGCGTCGGCCGACCCGGGCCTGCACTTCAATACCACCATGAACGACTGGCACACCTGCAAGGCATCGGGCGACATCCGCGCCTCCAATCCGTGCTCGGAATACATGTTCCTGGATGACACGGCGTGCAACCTCGCCTCCGCCAACCTGCTGACCTTCTACAACACCACGACAAAACAGTTCGACGTCGAAGGCTACGAGCATCTCTGCCGGCTCTGGACCGTCGTGCTGGAAATCTCTGTGATGATGGCGCAGTTCCCCTCGCGCGCGATCGCCGAGCTCTCCTACGAATTCCGCACGCTCGGCCTCGGCTACGCCAATATCGGCGGCCTCCTCATGACCATGGGCCTGTCCTACGACAGCAAGGAAGGCCGCGCGCTCTGCGGCGCGCTGACCGCTGTGATGACCGGCATCACCTACAAGACCTCGGCGGAGATGGCGGCCGAGCTCGGCACCTTCCCCGGCTACAAGAAGAACGCCCAGCACATGCTGCGCGTGATCCGCAACCACCGCCGCGCCGCGCACGGTGAGTCCTCCGGTTACGAAGCGCTCTCGGTCAACCCGGTGCCGCTCGACCACGCCTCCTGCCCGCAGGCCAACATCGTCGCCCACGCCAAGGCGGCCTGGGATGCGGCGCTGGAGCTCGGCGAGCAGCACGGCTATCGCAACGCCCAGACCACGGTGATCGCGCCGACCGGCACGATCGGCCTCGTGATGGATTGCGACACCACCGGCATCGAACCCGACTTCGCGCTTGTCAAGTTCAAGAAGCTCGCCGGCGGCGGCTACTTCAAGATCATCAACCGCGCGGTCCCCGCCGCGCTGCGCGCGCTCGGCTATCGCGAGAGCGAAATCGCGGAGATCGAAGCCTACGCCGTCGGCCACGGCTCGCTGTCCAATGCCCCCGGCATCAACGCCTCCACGCTGAAGGCCAAGGGCTTCACTGATGAGGCCATCGCCAAGGTCGAAAAGGCCCTGCCGACGGCCTTCGACATCAAGTTCGCCTTCAACAAATGGACCTTTGGCGAGGACTTCATCCGCGACCAGCTCGGCATCGGCGCCGAAGCCATCGCAGCCCCCGGCTTCGACCTGCTCCAGGCCGTCGGCTTCACCAGGCGCGAGATCGAAGCCGCCAACGTCCACATCTGCGGCGCGATGACGGTCGAAGGTGCCCCGCATCTGAAAGCCGAGCACTATCCGGTGTTCGACTGCGCCAATCCCTGCGGCAAGATCGGCAAGCGCTATCTGTCGGTCGAGAGCCACATCCGCATGATGGCGGCGGCGCAGCCCTTCATCTCGGGTGCGATCTCCAAGACCATCAACATGCCGAACGACGCCACGGTGGAGGACTGCAAGTCCGCCTACATGCTGTCGTGGAAGCTGGCGCTGAAAGCCAACGCGCTCTATCGCGACGGCTCCAAGCTCTCTCAGCCGCTCAACTCGCAGCTCATCAGCGACGATGAGGACGAGGACGATGCGGTCGAGGCGCTCTACGAGAAGCCGATGGCGGCGCGTACCGCGCAGATCTCCGAAAAGGTGGTCGAAAAGCTGGTCGAGCGCATCGTCGTGATGCGCGAGCGCGAGAAAATGCCGGATCGCCGCAAGGGCTACACCCAGAAGGCGGTCGTCGGCGGCCACAAGGTCTATCTGAGAACCGGCGAGTATGACGACGGCCGGCTCGGCGAGATCTTCATCGACATGCACAAGGAAGGCGCCGCGCTCCGCTCCTTCATCAACAACTTCGCCATCGCGGTCTCGCTCGGCCTGCAATACGGCGTGCCGCTCGACGAATATGTCGACGCCTTCACCTTCACCCGCTTCGAGCCGGCGGGCCCCGTGCAGGGCAACGACAGCATCAAGTATGCGACGTCCATCCTCGACTATGTCTTCCGCGAGCTCGCGGTGAGCTACATGTCGCGCTTCGATCTCGCCCATGTCGACCCGACCGAGTCGAATTTCGACGCGCTCGGCAAGGGTGTGGAAGAAGGCAAGGAGCCGGACGAGGCCCAGCACGCCACCAAGCTGGTCTCGCGCGGCCTCACCCGCTCCCGCACCGACAACCTCGTGGTGATGCGCGGCGGCTCCGCCGCGGTCGCATCCACCAGCGACAACGCCCCCGCCGGCGGCAGCCGCGTCACCTCGCTCGCCTCCCGCGGCGCAGGCGATGCCCTGGAAGGCGCGGTCGCCTTGAAGCAGGAAGTCAGCCACGACCTCTCGCCCACCGAGAAGCTGGAAGCCCTCCAGTGGAGCAAGGCCGGCAGCGCCGCAACCGTCGCGGTGCCCAGCAAGGCCGAGCGCCGCGCGGAAGCCAAGGCCAAGGGCTACGAGGGCGAGATGTGCAGCGAGTGCGGCAACTTCACGCTGGTGCGGAATGGGACCTGCATGAAGTGCGATACGTGCGGCAGCACGACTGGGTGCAGCTGA